TCGGCTTTGGTGATGGCAATATGGTGGTCGGTGGGCTTTTCTTTTTGCCAGACTGTGACTGTGACGGGCAGCCGATAAACGGGCTGAAACAGCGTATCCTGAGTTTGCTGCACGTGCAGCAGCACTTGGCCATTGGCGTAGGCGTGCGAAACTTTCAGCTCGGGGTGGCCGCGCTGCATAAACCATTGGTCAAAAAACCATAGCAGGTCCTGCCCGGTGGTTTCCTCAAAAGCCTCCCGTAATTTGCTAACCTCGACGGCGCTGAGCTTATTTTTAGTCAGATATAGGTTGAGCGCGCTGAAGAAGGCATCATCGCCCACGTACTTGCGCAGCATGTGCAGTACCCTACCCCCCTTCTCGTAGGTGTGGCGGTCGAACATGTCCTCCCGATTGGCATAGTGGTAGCGAATGAGCGGCTCGCGCTTCGATTCGGCCTCTTCGAGGTAGTGGGCGAGGTCTTGCTGCTGCACGAGGGCGGCGGCATCAGCCCCGTATTTATATTCAGCCCACAAATACTGCGAGTAGTTGGCAAAGCCCTCGTTGAGCGTCAGGTTGCTCCACGACTCGCAGGTGACGTAGTCGCCAAACCAGTGGTGAAATAGTTCGTGGGCAATAATGGACTCCGAGGTTTCATAGCTGGCATCGAGCAGCTCGCGGGGGGTAGCCTGAATGGCCGCACCGTGCACGGTGGCGGTGGTGTTTTCCATCGCGCCGCTCACGTAGTCACGCACGGCAATCTGGTCGTACTTCTCCCACGGAAAATCCACGCCGAGCTTTTTGGAATAAAACTCCATCATCTCGGGCGTGCGGCCAAACACTGCCTTGGCCGTATGTTGGTATTTAGGCTCCACGAAGTACTGCACGGGCTTGCCGCGCCAAGTATCGGTCACCACCGCGAAGTCGCCCACGGCTAGCATCGTGAGGTAGGGCGCAGCAGGTAGGCTCTGGCGCCAGGTGTCGGTGCGGGTGCCGTCGGCGTTTTTGCGGGAGGCCACCAGCAGGCCGTTAGAGAGGGTTTTGAACTGGTCCTCCACGGTGAGGGTAATTTCTTGCGTCATCCGCTGGTTCGGGTGGTCGATAGTCGGAAACCAGCACGAGTTGCTTTGCGTCTCGCCCTGCGTCCAGATTTGGCGGGGCTTGTTGGGCTCCTTACCCAGGGGATTAATAAAATATAGTCCCTTATTGGAGGTAATGGCTTCGCTACCCCCGGCGGGCAACTCGTTGGGCTTGGCCACGTAGGCGATGCGAAGCTGGTACGTTTGCTCGCGGGGGTAGGCGCGGTCCAGTGTGATGGCCAGCTGCCGGCCATCGTACTTATAAGTCAGGTTTTTGGGAGCCTTCGTACCGAGCAGCTGTACGCTTTTTATATCAAACCCTTTGGCATCGAGCAGCAAATTGCTTTGCGGATAAAAATGCGCGCGCAGCGTGAGCACAGCCGTGCCCAGCAAATACTGATGCGCGTAGTCGAAGCGCACGTCCAATTTGGTATCCACCACGTCGCTGAGTAGTGTAGGGGTAGGATGGGCAGGCGTGGCGGGCGGCAGCCACGAAGGCACCGTGATGCCCGACGAAACCGGCGGAGCTGCTGCTACCGGGGCCGGGGTAACGGGCTTTCGGTGGGAAGCAGCTTTGCCTTTATTGCCGGCTGACTGGCTTAGTACCGGTAGACTAAGCAGTGTACAGCTTATAAGAATGCTGAAAAATAAATAACGCATAGAAGAAAACGGACGGCGGGAATAGCGGAGCAAGTTCCGACGAAATTAAGATTCATCTTACCTTTAAGCCCGCGTTGGCTTGCCCGGCCGGCTTCCTCTATGCTTCATATCAGCACTGGCCCGGCACACAGTTGGGAGGTGGACTTTCAGGCCACTGACTCCGTTACCCTCAATGGCCAGCCCTTTGTCTGGGATGTGGCCGCCCTCGGCAACGGGCGCTTCCACGTCTTGCACGCGGGTCGCTCCTACTCGGCCGAAGTGCTGGCCGCTGATTTCGTGACCAAGACCTTCGCGCTGAAAATCAACGGGCAGCGCGTGGAGTTGCAGGCCAAAGACCGGTTCGACCAACTGCTCGACCGGCTAGGGTTCAGCGCCGCCAATACAACTAAAATTAATGAGCTAAAGGCACCTATGCCTGGGCTTATTATTGATATCCGGGTGCAGCCCGGTCAGGCCGTGCAGAAGGGCGACCCGCTATTAGTATTGGAAGCTATGAAGATGGAAAATATTTTGAAAGCTCCCGCCGACGGCACCATCGCCAGCATCAAAGTGGCGCTGCGCGCCAACGTTACTAAGGGGCAGGTGCTGGTGCAGTTTGCCTAGCCTGCCCTCCCCTACTCACTCTTTCTCTACCCCCCTTCCTTTGGCTTATCATCGAATTCTTCTTAAGCTCAGCGGCGAGTCGTTGATGGGCGAACAGCAATACGGTATTGACGCTGAGCGTCTTATGCAGTATGCCTCCGAAATAAAGGCCGTGGCGGCTACGGGCGTGCAGGTGGCCGTCGTGATTGGCGGCGGCAACATTTACCGGGGCGTGGAAGCCGTGGCCTTCGGCCTCGACCGCGTGCAGGGCGACTACATGGGCATGCTGGCCACGGTCATCAACTCAATGGCCTTGCAGAGTGCCCTCGAAAAGCTGGAGGTAAGCACCCGGCTGCTCTCGGGCCTCACCATTCAGCGGGTGTGCGAGCCCTACATCCGTCGCCGGGCAGTGCGGCACCTGGAAAAAGGCCGGGTTGTGATTTTTGGGGCCGGCATCGGCTCGCCTTATTTCACCACCGACTCGGCCGCCTCGTTGCGGGCCATCGAGATTGAGGCCGATGTGGTGCTGAAGGGCACCCGCGTGGATGGCATCTACACCGCTGACCCCGAAAAGGACCCCACGGCGACCCGCTACTCCGAAATCTCGTTTGAGGAGGTAATGGAGAAAAACCTGAACGTGATGGACATGACTGCCTTCACGCTGTGCAAGGAAAATAACCTGCCCATTATCGTTTTCGACATGAACACGCCCGGCAACCTAGAGCGCCTGCTGGCCGGCGAAAAGCTGGGCACCAAGGTTACAATGGGCGGCGCGCCCCGGTCTACGGCCCCTACCCCCTCGCTCGATGCCAAGCTCAGCGGCTTGCGGCCCACGCATGGCAACCCGGCCAAGCAAGCGTAGTACGTTGAGTTCTTAGTTTCTGGTTCTTGGTTTCTAGTTTTGCTAGACAGAAAGCAGGGTAAGAACACAACCAATTTTTATTGCGAAGAGGCTGGAAGCTACCATCCACGCGCTCTATCACAAACCAGGAACCAGGAGTTTGAAAAAGCCAGGAACCTAACTTTTAAAAAAATGGACGAAGAAATTCAGTTTTATCTCAGCGACGCAGAGGAATCAATGGGTAAGGCCATCTCGCACGTCAACGTAGAAATGAGCCGCATCCGAGCTGGCAAAGCCTCGCCGGCCATGCTCGATAGCCTGCGCGTGGATTACTACGGCACGCCTACCCTCGTATCGCAGATTGCCAACATCTCGGCTCCTGACCCGCGCTCGCTGCTTATCAAGCCCTGGGAAAAAAATATGGTGAGCGAGGTGGCCAAAGCCATTAAAAACAGTGACCTGGGTTTGAATCCCATCGCCGATGCTGATGGTGTGCGCCTTAATATTCCGCCTATGACGGAGGAGCGCCGCCGCGACCTCGTGAAACAGGCTAAAAACGAGGCTGAAAGTGGCAAAGTGCGCGTGCGTGGCATTCGCAAAGACGTGAATGAGGCTTTGCGCAAGCTGCAAAAAGACGGCGCGCCCGAAGATGCCGTGAAGGACGCTGAAAGTAAAGTGCAGAGGTACACCGACGCCCACATTGCCGAGGTAGACAAGCTTTTCAGCAAGAAGGAGTCGGAGATTATGACCATCTGAGGTCCTCCAAATTTGTGCCTCGACTAATGGATATTATTTGTCGCTGAGGTACACGGGAGTAAAACGCCGAGGCCCGCAGAGTACATTAGTCATACTCTGCGAGCCTCGGTGTTTTACTCCCGTGTACCTCAGCGAGAAATCTTCTTGCTTATCAAATTTGATAAAGCCCCTGACCCAGAATTTCCTGTTCCACAGCGGCTGGCACGAGGTAGCGGATGCTCTGCCCGGCCCGGATGCTTTGGCGAATGAAGGTGGCCGAGATATCCAGTAGCGGCGCAGGCAGCATGCGGGCACGGGGGTAGGCGGCCAGGGCGGGCAGCACGGTACCGGGGCGCGGATACACGTAGAGGTCCAGCTCGCGCAGCAGGCGGTCGGCGGCCCACCAGTGGGGTAGGCCAGCCAGATTATCGGCCCCCATCAGCAGCACGAACTCGTGGCTAGGATGGCGGTTCCGTAGCGCGTCGAGGGTGGTGATGGTGTAGCTGGGCCGGGGTAGACTCAGTTCGATGGCTTCGGCCCGCAGACGGGAATTGTCGGCCACGGCTAGCTCCAGTAGGGCCAAGCGTTGGGTTTCGGGCAGCAACTCGGCTTCGACCTTAAAAGGGCTTTGGGGCGACACGACCAGCCAGACTTCATCCAGGTCGGTACGGGTAGCAAAGTATTCAGCCAGAATGAGATGGCCGGTATGCACGGGGTTGAATGACCCAAAGAGCAGGCCTACGCGCCAGGCGGGGGTGGGGCCGGCGGGCGTCATACGGCGTCGGGCGCAGCGTCGGCACGGATAAAGTCACCTACCAGCTGCGCGGCGTGAGCCACGGCTTCTTCGAGGTCGTCGTTGACTACGGTTACATCGAACTTATCTTCGAAAGCTAACTCAAACGTAGCTTTATATATCCGCGAAGAAATGCTGGATGTGGAGTCGGTAGCCCGCGCCGTGAGGCGCTGCGCCAGTGCCTCGATGGAGGGCGGCCGCACAAATACGGCCAGCGCCCGGTCTTTATAGAACTCTTTGATACTGAGGCCACCCTTCACGTCCACGTCGAGAATAGCATGTTGACCTTTGGCCCAGATACGCTCGATTTCCGACTTCAAGGTGCCGTAAAACGCGCCCTCATACACTTCTTCCCACTCCACAAACTCGTCATGACGGATTTTATCCTGAAAATCAACAACCGAGATGAAGTGATAGTCCTTTCCATTAACCTCGGCGCGGCCGCGGCGGTCGCGGGTGCAAGCCGAGATGGAAAAGCTAAGCTCAGGCATTAACGCCATGAGCCGGTGCACGATAGTCGTTTTGCCCGCCCCCGAAGGAGCCGAGAACACAATGATTTTGCCCTGCATAGGGCCGCAAAGCTAGGCCATTTCGGCTTGCAAGCGCGCCATGATGGCGTGCGGCAAAGCTACGGGAGCCGGATGGCGGCTTACTTTCTGATTAAGAAAGCCGATAAATACCTGTTGCTTGCGAATGTCATCGAAGCAAGGCGAGCAGTCGTCGCCGTGGTGGACGAGGTAATCCTCGTCTTCTTCTGCCAGCGCACGGCCTTCCAGAAGCTGGTCAAGTACAATGTTCACGCGGTCGCAGTCGGTGGCGCTGGCCAGGGGGGAGGCGAGGGCAGCGGGGGCCAACAGATTGGTGGTAGTAGCGGTAGCTTCCATGAGCGAAACGGGAACAGGGTCTTAACCTGGGGTTAAATTAGTGAAAAGAAAATTAAGTTATTCGTCGTCGGGGTCGGCCTCAGTAACTGCGGCCTCTGCGTCATCGTTCCCGTAACCCATCGAGGAGGCGTATTTTTCAAGCTTGTCCTTGAGGAAATTGCGGGCCCGGTGCAGGCGCGAGCGCACCGTGCCGATGGGAATATCGAGCACCTTGGCCATCTCCTCATAAGTGAAGCCTTCGAGGTCGCAAAGGATGATAACTGTCCGAAAATCAACGGGTAGCGAGTTCAGCGCGCTCGCCACCTCGTCGCCGATAAGGTCGCGGGTAGCCTGCTGCCGCATATCGGAAGAAGACGCGCCGGTATCGGCATCGCCCTCCACCTCATCTGGATTGTAATACCCCTCAATTTCGCTGTAATCAACCTTAGCGGGCTGCTTGCTTTTTTTCCGAAAGTCGTTGATAAACGAGTTTTTCAGGATGCGAAAAAGCCACGCTTTGGCGTTGGTACCGGGCTCAAAGTACTCGAAAAAGCGGTAAGCCTTGAGGTAGGTTTCCTGCACCAAGTCGTTGGCATCGTCCTCGTCAAGGGTGAGGCGGTAGGCAAAGTTGTAGAGCGGGTCCAGCACCGGCATCAGCTCGGCCTGAAAGCGCCGGTCTTTTTCCTCTTTGCTCAGTTTTACCCGTTCGGGAGAATCACTCATAATAGGTAGATAAGCGAGTAAATTTGGTAGTTGGCAAAAGTAAGACCAGACCGCAACGATTTAGTTAGCAGCCGAAGCGTTTCCTTTACCTTAACTGGGCTACGAAAGGTTACATGAAGAAATAATGAATACTAGTTACGTATTCAGGCAATCGCTAGTTTGGTAGCAGCGGCACCCAGCTTTCCACCCCGGCAGCTACGGCGGCCACTGCCAGCGCCTTAATGCAGGTGCAGGCGGCGGGCTGCAGGCGGCAGTCCTGGCAGCTAGGCCGGTCAAATACCAAGTAGCTGGCATGCGGCCCCAGCGGGCCCCAGCGGCCGGGGTGCATGGGCCGGATGGGCGGGTAGAGCCCCAGCGCGTGGCGACCTAACGCGGCGGCCAAGTGCAGCGGCCCAGTGCTACCAGCTACTATCCCGTCGGCCGCCGCCAAAAAGGCGATGAACTCGGGTAGCGTCAACTGGCCTGTGAGGTCGGCGGCCAGGTGGGCGGCGTGCGCGTGCAGCCATTCGGCCAGCTCTGCGCCTTCGGCCGCCGTACCGCTGACGAACACGCGGTGCCCGGCCGCGTGCAGCTGCCGAGCTAGTTGCCCGAAATGGGGTAAGCCCCACTCGCGGGCGCTACCCCGGCTGCGCGGGTGCAACACCACGTTGAGCCGACCAGGCTGGCGGGCGGCCAGCAATTCCTGGAACCGGGGCGGCAGCGGCACGGCGGGCACTAGGCGCACCAAGGCGGCGGCTTCGGCCAGCGGGAGGGGGGTAGGGAGGCCCAGCGGGGCCAGCAGGGCCAGGTTCAGTTGCGCCTCGTGCAGAAGTGAGTGGCGGCGGCTGAGCGCTACCAGCCGGTTGCAGGTGAGCCAGTGCCACCAGCGGTTGCGGGTGCCGATGCGCACGGAAATGCCCGCTTGTCGGGCCAGGCGGGCCAATTGTTTATTGGGAAAAACGTGGATAATAGCAGTCGCTCTATACGCTTGCAAGCGCTTCACCTGCGCCGGGGGGGGTAGGGACAGCAGGTCATCCAGGCTCAGAAATTCATCCACCCACGGGCAGGCGGCGGCCACGGCTGCCGTGTAGGCACGCCCGATGAGTACCATCCGGCAACCGGGGTAGCGCTGCCGGAGCCACCCGGCTACGGGCAGCGTCAGCACCACATCGCCGATGGCGTCGGTGCGCGAGACGAGGAAGGTGGGCGGCGAAGTCATGCGGGCGCGTCCTGGGTGCCGGTTCTCAGCTTTGCAAATTTCAGAAATACGCCCCACGCCGAGATGGCCGCGATGCTCAAGCCCGCGAAGCCATCCAGAAAACCTAGTCGCAGCACGTAGCCGTGCGCAAATTTCCAGAGCGGCTTGAGCAGCAGGTGAAACAACGTGACCCGCGTTTTACCTTTTAACGCCAATTCCTGCGCCGTAATGCTGGTAAATTTATTGAGCTGCGCCACGTGCTGCGCAATAGACGCATACGAATAGTGTAGGGCATCGCCAGCGAGCGCGCCGGTCGTTTGGCCGGGCTGCACTTCGTAGTGCTCATGCAGCAGCAGGCCCTGCCAGCGGCCCAGACGGCGGTCATAGAGGCGTAGCTTGCGGTCGGGGTACCAGCCGCCGTGGCGCACCCAGGTGCCGCAGTAGTTGGTGAGACGGGCCAGCGAATAGGCCGCGTGCCGCCAGTTGGCCTGCGCTATCCGGATACTCTGGCGCAGTTCTCCAGTGAGAACTTCGTCGGCATCGAGCTGCAAAATATAGTCGTGCTGCGCCTGGTCGGTGGCGAAGTTTTTTTGCTCCACGTAGCCAACAAACTTATTTTGCACTACTCGCGCCCCGTGCTGCCGGCAGATTTCTACCGTGCGGTCAGTCGAGAAAGAATCTACCACCAGCACCTCCTCCCCTACCCCCTCTAGCGCCGCCAGGCAGCGCGCAATATTGGCTTCTTCATTAAAAGTGATGATGACGACGGAAAGCGGCACGGGCATAGGGCAAATATCCGAGGTTTTGCGACGTGCGCCCGGCAAGGGGGGTAGGAGATTTTTGTGCGGTATCTCGGCGGTCCGTTCAGCCTTTCACGTATTCGGCTTAGTTTTTCTCCTTCCTAACTTTTTATGCCTGATTTACAAGACCAAATCATTCTCGTTACCGGCGCTACCTCCGGTATTGGCGAGGTCACGGCCCGCGAGTTGGCGCGGCAGGGCGCGCAGGTTATCATCTTGGCACGCAACGGCAACAAGGCCAAGCAGGTGCAGCAGGAAATGATTGCCGCCACCGATAACCCGCGCATCGACGTGGTGCTGGCCGACCTCTCGGTGTTGCAGCAGGTGCGCGACGTAGCGGCCCAGCTACACGACAAATATCCGCGCCTCGACGTGCTGGTAAACAACGCCGGCCTCATGTTCGGGAGCCAGCGCGAAGTATCGGTCGATGGCAACGAGATGACGTTGGCTACCAACCACTTCGGACCGTTTTTGCTCACTAGCTTGCTGTTTGATTTATTGCAAAAGAGCCCGGCCAGCCGCATCGTGAACGTGGCTTCAATGGCCTACCGCTTTTCGCGGCCCACGCTGAACGATATTCAGTCGGAGCACGCGTATAGCGGCATGCTGGAATACGGTACTACCAAGCTCTGGAACATCATGTTCACGCAGGAGCTGGCGCGGCGCATGCGCCAAAAGAATATTACGAACGTGACGACCAACTGCCTACATCCCGGCGGGGTAGCCACCAACTACGGCAAGCAATCGGGCGGCTGGCTATCGGCGGTGCTGGCGCTGGCCCGCCCCTTTATGCTCTCTCCCGAGCAGGGAGCCGAAACCAGCGTTTTTCTGGCTACCAGCCCCAGCGTGGCGCATACCAGCGGCGGCTTTTACAGCAAGAAAAAACCCGTGCCGGTGAAAAGCAAATTCAATACCTCTCTCAACAACATGCGCCTGTGGGCAATCAGCGAAACGCTAACGGGCACGAAGTTCTTGTAGCGCGCCATAGAAACGGGGGTAGGCACGACTTTTTATCATTTATGATACTCGCTCACTTACCAACAAGGAGCACTTCTCGCGGAAGCAACCGCAGAGACGTGCAGAGTCTTAACGAGATATTCTGCGAGTCTCTGCGTTTTACCTCCGCGAATCTTAACAAGAATATTCTTTGAACTACGTTACGTGAGTTCTAGACTGAGGAACCGGAACGGCAGCTACTTTACTTACTAGGCACAAAAAAACTTCGCTGAGCTCGAAAGCTCAGCGAGGTTTTTTTGTGCGAACCAACAAATCTTAGTAGCGGTATAAGTCCGACTTGAATGGGCCTTCTACCGGCACTTTAATGTACTCGGCCTGCTTAGACGTCAGCTCGTCCAGCTCCACACCGATTTTGGCGAGGTGTAGGCGGGCCACCTTCTCATCGAGGTGCTTGGGCAGGGTGTACACCTGGTTTTCGTACTGGTCGGCGTGCTGCCACAGCTCCAGCTGGGCCAGGGTTTGGTTGGTGAACGAGTTCGACATCACGAACGACGGGTGGCCGGTGGCGCAACCAAGGTTTACCAGGCGGCCTTCGGCCAGAATGATAACCTCTTTGCCGTCAATATTATAGATATCCACCTGCGGCTTCACCGTGTCCTTGGTGTGGCCATAATTCTTGTTCAGCCAAGCCATGTCAATCTCATCATCGAAGTGGCCGATGTTGCAGACGATGGCCTTATCCTTGAGGGAGCGGAAGTGGCTCTCGGTGAGAATATCGCAGTTACCGGTGGCGGTAATCACGATGTCGGCCTCCTTCACAGCGTTGCTGAGCTTCTTCACGGCAAAGCCGTCCATTGCGGCCTGCAGCGCGCAGATGGGGTCAATCTCCGTCACGATGACACGAGCGCCGGCCCCCTGCAGCGAAGCGGCAGTGCCCTTTCCTACGTCGCCGTAGCCAGCCACTACGGCCACTTTACCGGCCATCATCACATCGGTAGCCCGGCGGATGGCGTCTACGGCCGACTCTTTGCAACCATACTTGTTGTCAAATTTCGACTTGGTAACGGAGTCGTTGACGTTGAAGGCGGGGAAGGGTAGCGAGCCGTTTTTCACGCGCTCGATGAGACGCAGTACGCCGGTCGTGGTTTCCTCGCTCACGCCCTTGATGCCAGCCGCCATTTCGGGAAACTGATTGAGCACCATGTTAGTGAGGTCGCCGCCGTCGTCCAGAATCATGTTCAACGGCTGGTGCCCTTCGCCGAAAAACAGCGTCTGCTCGATGCACCAATTGAACTCGTCCTCCGTCATGCCCTTCCAGGCATATACAGCAGTGCCAGCAGCGGCGATAGCCGCCGCCGCGTGGTCCTGCGTCGAGAAAATGTTACAGGACGACCAAGTTACCTCGGCACCCAGCGCCTGCAGGGTTTCGATAAGCACAGCCGTTTGAATAGTCATGTGCAAGCAGCCGGCGATGCGAGCCCCTTTGAAGGGCTGGCTCGGGCCAAACTCTTCGCGCAGCGACATGAGGCCAGGCATTTCGGCTTCGGCCAGGCGAATCTCTTTGCGGCCCCACTCCGCGAGGCTCATGTCTTTTACTTTGTACGGAACGTAGGTTGTAGGCTTAGTCGCTACCATAATAGTCGGCAAATGAAAGGTCTTGCGTTTCAACCACAAAGATAAGACTTTGTTAGGGCGTTGGGACGCTATATCCGCCACCTATCTTTGCGGGCTATGAGGGCACATTCTTTTAGCGGCAATAAGGCAATGTGCTGGCTAGCAGCGCTCTTTTTGGTCGCGAGCCTGGGGCTGGCAGTTCGGCCAGCATTGGCGCAGCAAAGTGCGCCGGTCACTATCCAGCTCTCGCCCGAGGACGCAGCCCGCGGCCAGTACGGCGCGCAACACAATTTTTACTTCCTACCCCCCGGCAAAACCGGCGAGGAGAATTATCAGAGCGCCGGCTTTTTCGGGGCCAAGCTGCGGCCCTACCTAGCCGGCCATGCGCAAGCCTTGCAGCAGCTCGATAACTATAAGACCCAGAAGACGTTGTACCTAGCCGATAGAATCTTGCTGGTTGGGTCGGCGGTACTGTACGGCTCGCAGGTTTTCGGGCACGGCGATATTCAGTATGCCAATTCTACGCAAATTGCGGCAGGCGGCCTGTTCGTTACCAGCCTGGTGGCCACGCTCTTCATCAATCGCCACACCAACGAGTATCTCAAGCAGGCCGTGGACGACTACAACACTGCCCCGCCCGGCCGGCACGGCACCGTGTGGCCCCGCCTGCGGCCGGCGGGGGTAGGCGTGGTCGCCCAAGGTGG
The genomic region above belongs to Hymenobacter psoromatis and contains:
- a CDS encoding M1 family metallopeptidase codes for the protein MRYLFFSILISCTLLSLPVLSQSAGNKGKAASHRKPVTPAPVAAAPPVSSGITVPSWLPPATPAHPTPTLLSDVVDTKLDVRFDYAHQYLLGTAVLTLRAHFYPQSNLLLDAKGFDIKSVQLLGTKAPKNLTYKYDGRQLAITLDRAYPREQTYQLRIAYVAKPNELPAGGSEAITSNKGLYFINPLGKEPNKPRQIWTQGETQSNSCWFPTIDHPNQRMTQEITLTVEDQFKTLSNGLLVASRKNADGTRTDTWRQSLPAAPYLTMLAVGDFAVVTDTWRGKPVQYFVEPKYQHTAKAVFGRTPEMMEFYSKKLGVDFPWEKYDQIAVRDYVSGAMENTTATVHGAAIQATPRELLDASYETSESIIAHELFHHWFGDYVTCESWSNLTLNEGFANYSQYLWAEYKYGADAAALVQQQDLAHYLEEAESKREPLIRYHYANREDMFDRHTYEKGGRVLHMLRKYVGDDAFFSALNLYLTKNKLSAVEVSKLREAFEETTGQDLLWFFDQWFMQRGHPELKVSHAYANGQVLLHVQQTQDTLFQPVYRLPVTVTVWQKEKPTDHHIAITKADQTFSFLAADKPTMVKFDSEAQLLGQLDEERTPEELIFQFYHAQNYLQKYEALDLLQNKTSDFNVSGLMRNALMDNFYAVRRTALDHLRGYRGPSANAVRGEIQRLATTDPNSAVRAQALVTLATFPSENYSSTYLAALRDSSYLVEAVAVDALTKLPGIAAHPQLAALENTPSSTLLVALANYYAQRGTMDHYSWYLRRLPDLTDPDLYQYLQAFGTFMIQMPVAEREKGIHTLEVLARTHPQYFVRLGAYRGLLNLAPSQPDLKTVLADIKAKETDERLKAFYNLM
- a CDS encoding biotin/lipoyl-containing protein, whose amino-acid sequence is MLHISTGPAHSWEVDFQATDSVTLNGQPFVWDVAALGNGRFHVLHAGRSYSAEVLAADFVTKTFALKINGQRVELQAKDRFDQLLDRLGFSAANTTKINELKAPMPGLIIDIRVQPGQAVQKGDPLLVLEAMKMENILKAPADGTIASIKVALRANVTKGQVLVQFA
- the pyrH gene encoding UMP kinase; this encodes MAYHRILLKLSGESLMGEQQYGIDAERLMQYASEIKAVAATGVQVAVVIGGGNIYRGVEAVAFGLDRVQGDYMGMLATVINSMALQSALEKLEVSTRLLSGLTIQRVCEPYIRRRAVRHLEKGRVVIFGAGIGSPYFTTDSAASLRAIEIEADVVLKGTRVDGIYTADPEKDPTATRYSEISFEEVMEKNLNVMDMTAFTLCKENNLPIIVFDMNTPGNLERLLAGEKLGTKVTMGGAPRSTAPTPSLDAKLSGLRPTHGNPAKQA
- the frr gene encoding ribosome recycling factor, whose translation is MDEEIQFYLSDAEESMGKAISHVNVEMSRIRAGKASPAMLDSLRVDYYGTPTLVSQIANISAPDPRSLLIKPWEKNMVSEVAKAIKNSDLGLNPIADADGVRLNIPPMTEERRRDLVKQAKNEAESGKVRVRGIRKDVNEALRKLQKDGAPEDAVKDAESKVQRYTDAHIAEVDKLFSKKESEIMTI
- the nadD gene encoding nicotinate (nicotinamide) nucleotide adenylyltransferase, which produces MTPAGPTPAWRVGLLFGSFNPVHTGHLILAEYFATRTDLDEVWLVVSPQSPFKVEAELLPETQRLALLELAVADNSRLRAEAIELSLPRPSYTITTLDALRNRHPSHEFVLLMGADNLAGLPHWWAADRLLRELDLYVYPRPGTVLPALAAYPRARMLPAPLLDISATFIRQSIRAGQSIRYLVPAAVEQEILGQGLYQI
- the gmk gene encoding guanylate kinase — its product is MQGKIIVFSAPSGAGKTTIVHRLMALMPELSFSISACTRDRRGRAEVNGKDYHFISVVDFQDKIRHDEFVEWEEVYEGAFYGTLKSEIERIWAKGQHAILDVDVKGGLSIKEFYKDRALAVFVRPPSIEALAQRLTARATDSTSSISSRIYKATFELAFEDKFDVTVVNDDLEEAVAHAAQLVGDFIRADAAPDAV
- a CDS encoding sigma-70 family RNA polymerase sigma factor, with the translated sequence MSDSPERVKLSKEEKDRRFQAELMPVLDPLYNFAYRLTLDEDDANDLVQETYLKAYRFFEYFEPGTNAKAWLFRILKNSFINDFRKKSKQPAKVDYSEIEGYYNPDEVEGDADTGASSSDMRQQATRDLIGDEVASALNSLPVDFRTVIILCDLEGFTYEEMAKVLDIPIGTVRSRLHRARNFLKDKLEKYASSMGYGNDDAEAAVTEADPDDE
- a CDS encoding glycosyltransferase family 9 protein gives rise to the protein MTSPPTFLVSRTDAIGDVVLTLPVAGWLRQRYPGCRMVLIGRAYTAAVAAACPWVDEFLSLDDLLSLPPPAQVKRLQAYRATAIIHVFPNKQLARLARQAGISVRIGTRNRWWHWLTCNRLVALSRRHSLLHEAQLNLALLAPLGLPTPLPLAEAAALVRLVPAVPLPPRFQELLAARQPGRLNVVLHPRSRGSAREWGLPHFGQLARQLHAAGHRVFVSGTAAEGAELAEWLHAHAAHLAADLTGQLTLPEFIAFLAAADGIVAGSTGPLHLAAALGRHALGLYPPIRPMHPGRWGPLGPHASYLVFDRPSCQDCRLQPAACTCIKALAVAAVAAGVESWVPLLPN
- a CDS encoding glycosyltransferase family 2 protein is translated as MPVPLSVVIITFNEEANIARCLAALEGVGEEVLVVDSFSTDRTVEICRQHGARVVQNKFVGYVEQKNFATDQAQHDYILQLDADEVLTGELRQSIRIAQANWRHAAYSLARLTNYCGTWVRHGGWYPDRKLRLYDRRLGRWQGLLLHEHYEVQPGQTTGALAGDALHYSYASIAQHVAQLNKFTSITAQELALKGKTRVTLFHLLLKPLWKFAHGYVLRLGFLDGFAGLSIAAISAWGVFLKFAKLRTGTQDAPA
- a CDS encoding SDR family NAD(P)-dependent oxidoreductase, translating into MPDLQDQIILVTGATSGIGEVTARELARQGAQVIILARNGNKAKQVQQEMIAATDNPRIDVVLADLSVLQQVRDVAAQLHDKYPRLDVLVNNAGLMFGSQREVSVDGNEMTLATNHFGPFLLTSLLFDLLQKSPASRIVNVASMAYRFSRPTLNDIQSEHAYSGMLEYGTTKLWNIMFTQELARRMRQKNITNVTTNCLHPGGVATNYGKQSGGWLSAVLALARPFMLSPEQGAETSVFLATSPSVAHTSGGFYSKKKPVPVKSKFNTSLNNMRLWAISETLTGTKFL
- the ahcY gene encoding adenosylhomocysteinase codes for the protein MVATKPTTYVPYKVKDMSLAEWGRKEIRLAEAEMPGLMSLREEFGPSQPFKGARIAGCLHMTIQTAVLIETLQALGAEVTWSSCNIFSTQDHAAAAIAAAGTAVYAWKGMTEDEFNWCIEQTLFFGEGHQPLNMILDDGGDLTNMVLNQFPEMAAGIKGVSEETTTGVLRLIERVKNGSLPFPAFNVNDSVTKSKFDNKYGCKESAVDAIRRATDVMMAGKVAVVAGYGDVGKGTAASLQGAGARVIVTEIDPICALQAAMDGFAVKKLSNAVKEADIVITATGNCDILTESHFRSLKDKAIVCNIGHFDDEIDMAWLNKNYGHTKDTVKPQVDIYNIDGKEVIILAEGRLVNLGCATGHPSFVMSNSFTNQTLAQLELWQHADQYENQVYTLPKHLDEKVARLHLAKIGVELDELTSKQAEYIKVPVEGPFKSDLYRY